In Armatimonadota bacterium, the genomic window TAGTGCCGCTTCTCCGTCTCGTACTCCACGTGGCTGATGTTGATCGTCAGCCCCCGCGCCTTCTCCTCCGGCGCATTGTCAATGTCGTAGTACCCCTTGGCCTCCGTCACCCCGATCCCCGCCAGCGCGTGCGTGATCGCCGCCGTCAGCGTCGTCTTCCCGTGGTCCACGTGCCCGATCGTCCCAATGTTCACGTGCGGCTTCGTCCGCTCAAACTTCGCCTTGGCCATTTCTGAAACTCCTCCACAGCCACCCGGCCGCTAGTCCAGGCTCTTCCACCCGGGGCGCCGGAGGCGATTTTCGCTGCCCGCGCTCACGTGCCAACCCACAGACGCGACCCCTCATGCCCTCGCCGCCGCGCCGGCCTTCATGCGGACCTCGTCCGCGATGCTGGTCGGCACCTCCTCGTAGTGGGACGGCTCCATGGTGTAGGTGGCCCGCCCCTGGGTGGCCGAGCGCAGGGCGGTGGCGTAGCCGAACATCTCGGCCAGCGGCACCAGGGCGCGGATCAGACGGGCGTTGCCCTGCTGCTCGATCCCCTCGATCCGGCCGCGCCGGGCGTTCAGGTCGCCGATGACGTCGCCCATGTACTGCTCGGGGGTGACCACTTCGACCTTCATCACCGGCTCCAGGAGCACCGGCTTGGCCCGCGCCGCCGCTTCCTTGAAGGCCAGCGATCCGGCGATCTTGAAGGCCATCTCCGAGCTGTCGACCTCGTGATAGCTGCCGTCCACCAGGCGAGCCCGGAAATCCACCACGGGATACCCGGCCAGGACGCCGGACTCCGCCGCCTCGCGAATGCCGGCCTCCACGGGCGGGATGAACTCCCGGGGAATGGCCCCGCCGGTGATCTCGTCGACAAACTCGATGCCGCTCCCGCGGGGCAGGGGCTCCAGGACGACCACGCAGTGGCCGTACTGACCGCGACCGCCGGTCTGGCGCACGTACCGTCCCACCGCCTCCGCGGCCTGACGGATCGTTTCCTTGTAGGCGACCTGAGGCCGACCGACGTTGGCCTGGACATTAAATTCGCGCAGCATGCGGTCGACGATGATCTCCAGATGCAGTTCACCCATCCCGGCGATCAGCGTCTGCCCCGTCTCCTGATCGAACCGCACTTTGAAGGTCGGGTCCTCCTCGGCGAGCTTGGCCAAGGCCGTGGCCAGCCGGTCCTCATCGGCCTTGGACTTAGGCTCCACGGCCACGGCGATCACGGGCTCGGGGAACTGCATCGCCTCCAGCACCAGGGGATGATCGGCATCGCACAGGGTGTCGCCGGTGGTCGTCTCGCGCAGCCCGACGCCGGCGACGACGTTTCCGGCCGTCACCTCCGGAATGTCTTCCCGGTGGTTGGCGTGCATTTGCAGGATGCGGCTGATCCGTTCCTTCCGGTCCTTGGTGGCGTTGTACAGGTAGGAGCCGGCGCGCAGCGTCCCGGAGTAGACCCGGAAGTAGGTGAGCTTCCCGACGTAGGGGTCGGTGACGATCTTGAACGCCAGGGCGGCGAAGGGCGCGGCCGGATCGGCCCGCCGCACCTCGCGGTCGCCGGTCCGGGGGTGCCGCCCCTCGACCGCCGGCACGTCCACCGGCGAGGGGAGGTAGTCCACCACCGCATCCAGCAACGGCTGCACCCCTTTGTTGCGGAAAGAGCTCCCGGCCAGCACCGGGACGATCCGGTAGGAGAGCGTGCCCAGACGCAGGCCCCGGCGGATCTCCTCTTCGCTCAGGGTGTGCCCCTCCAGGTACTTGTGCATCAGGTCGTCGTCCATCTCGGCCACGGCCTCGACCAGCGCCTCGCGCGCCGCCTCGGCCTGCTCCCGCAGGTCGGCGGGGATGTCGGTTTCGTCCGAGCGGGTGCCCAGGTCGTCCAGATAGATGATGGACTTCATCCGGATCAGGTCCACGACGCCCTGAAAATCGTCCTCCGCTCCGATAGGCAGTTGCACGGGCACGGCGTTGGCCCCCAGCCGCTCGCGGACCATGCGCACCGTGCGCATGAAGTCGGCGCCGGTCCGGTCCATCTTGTTCACATAGAGCAGCCGGGGGACGCGATAGCGGTCGGCCTGGCGCCAGACGGTCTCGGACTGGGGCTGCACGCCCTCCACCGCGCTGAGCAGAACCACGGCGCCGTCCAGGACGCGCAGGGACCGCTCTACCTCCACCGTAAAGTCCACGTGCCCGGGAGTGTCGATGATGTTGATGCGGTGCTGGCGCCAGAAGCAGGTGGTGGCGGCGGAGGTGATGGTGATCCCCCGCTCCCGCTCCTGCACCATCCAATCCATCGTCGCCGATCCTTCGTCCACCTCGCCGAGGCGGTGCACCCGTCCCGTGTAGAACAGGATGCGCTCGGTGGTCGTCGTCTTGCCCGCGTCGATGTGGGCGACGATCCCGATGTTCCGGATTGTCCGAAGATCAATCCCAGCCATCGCTACTCTCGCAACTCTCCCCGCCGGACGCGGGGCTTCGCCCCGCGCCAACATCGATGCGCCGCTGACTCACCACCGGTAGTGGGCGAAGGCCTTGTTGGCCTCGGCCATCCGGTGGGTGTCCTCCCGCTTCTTGACCGCGCCGCCCTGGCCGTTGCTAGCGTCGAGGATCTCCGCCACCAGCCGCTCCGTCATCGTGCGCTTGTCCTTGCGCTGGCGGGCGTAGTCCACGAGCCAGCGCAGGCCGAGGGAGAGGCGCCGCTCCGGCCGGACCTCGATGGGTACCTGATAGGTCGCACCGCCGACCCGCCGGGGGCGCACCTCCAGCAGCGGCATCACGTTGTGTAGCGCCTTGTCCAGGACCTTGACCGAATCCTGGCCGCTGCGCTCCCTGACCTGATCCAGGGCGCTGTAGACGATCCGTTCGGCCAGGCTCTTCTTGCCGCGCATCATCACCGTATTCACCAGCCGGTGCACGATGACGCTGTGGTAGAGCGGATCGGGGGGGATCTCCCGACGGCTGACGGGACCCTTCCTCGGCATCGCCGCTCCTCCGCTCCTACGCCTGCTTGGGCCGCTTGGCCCCGTACTTGGACCGCCCCTGGCGCCGGTCGGTCACGCCCGCGGCATCGATGGTGCCGCGGATGATGTGGTAGCGGATGCCGGGCAGGTCGGGCACGCGGCCGCCGCGGATCAGCACCACGGAGTGCTCCTGCAGGTTGTGACCGATGCCCGGGATGTAGGCGGTCACCTCGTGCTGGTTGGTGAGCCGGACGCGGGCGATCTTGCGCAGCGCCGAGTTGGGCTTCTTGGGCGTCATCGTGCGCACCTGAAGGCACACCCCCCGCTTCTGGGGGTTGTGCTCCAGATGCGGCGACTTGGTCTTCGCGCGCATCCGGCGCCGCCCGTACCGCACGAGCTGGTTGATGGTCGGCATGGCCGTCCTCCTCACATCCTCCGCGTACACGCTCTCCCCGGCTCAGGCACAGACCACCCCGGGAGCCCGCCGGGGCGGGCCGGGGCGTCGGCGCGATCCGCGGCGCCTCAGGCGCCGGGTGTCGCTACTGATCTCCGCTGTTCAGTTGCGCTGCGCCATACGCGACACCGGAGGGTCGGTGTCCTGCGGCGCATAGGAGGGTCGCTCCGGGCGACCCCGATTGGCGGAAGCTACCCGCCGGTCTCTTCCGGCGGCCGCAACACTGCCGCCGCCGCCGCGCCGACGGCGATCCCGCAGGCGCGGCCCAACTCTTTCATCGACCCGACCTCGATCAGTTCGAGGCCCCGTTCCCGGCCGGCCGCGATCACGTCCGCCACCACCCGGCGGTCGGCGTCGGCCGCCACGAACACCACCTGCGCCCGCCCCCGCTGGATCGCTTTTGCCGTCTGGTGGGCGCCCACGGCCCGGTACTCCGCGGTCCTGAGGCGCTCCAGCGCATCGGCCGGCTGCATCATCGAAAAAAGACCCCGAAGGCCGTCCCTTCGGGCACCGTTGCATTCTAGCACCCGGTCTTCAGGAGTGTCAACGGAATGCCCCGCCTCCGCCGATGGATGGGGCACCCCCGGCCTCCGGCGCGGCCCCCGGCCCGTCAGCCGCCGGGGTCGCCGTCCGTCGTCTCCAGCAGCCGGTACAACTCGTCCAGGCGCCGTTGCGCAGCCTCGAATCGGGCCCGTGCCCCCTTCACGCGCTCGGCGTGACGGTAGAGCTCGGGGTCGGCCAAGGCCCGACCGGCAACCTCGAGTTCGTGCTCGGCCGCCGCGATCTCGGCGGCCACCTCATCGAAGGTCGGCCCGGCCCGCCGCACGACTCGGCCGGGGGCGGGTGGGACTCCGGCGGGGGCCCTGGTCGCCGCCGGGGGAGGGAGGGGGGCACGGGCCCGGCGTCGCCGAAGTTCCTCGTACGATCCGGGAAAGTCGGTGACCATACCGTCCCGGATCGTCAGGATCCGCGTGGCGATCCGGTCCAGCAGGTAGCGGTCGTGGGTCGCCACGACGATGGTCCCCTCGAACTCCCGGAGGGCGGCTTCCAGCGCCTCGCGGGACGGAATATCCAGGTGATTCGTAGGCTCGTCCAGCAGCAGCAGGTTCGGCTCGTCGAGCAGCATCTTGGCCAGGCTGAGGCGCTGGCGCTCGCCGCCGGAGAGGACGGCAACCTGCTTGAAGACGTCCTCCCCGGTGAAGAGGAACCGGCCGAGGTAGGTGCGCACCGCCTCCGGCGTCATTGGACGATCGGCGAGCACCTCGTCGAGGACGCGCTTCTCAGGGTCGAGCGACGCCGTCGGTTCCTGGGCGAAGTATGCCGGGCGCACATTGGTCCCAAAGGTGACGCGACCGGTGGTGGGCGGTTCGAGGGCGGCCAGGATCCGGAGCAGGGTCGTCTTTCCCGCGCCGTTGGGGCCGAGCAGGCCGATGCGCTCGCCGCGAAAGATCACCAGGTCCAGCTCCCGGAGGACGGACCGGTCCCCATACCGCTTGCTCACGCCCTTCAGGGTGGCGACCGACCGGCCCGACGCGCTCCCCGCAGAGGGCCGGGCCGCCATCGTCCGGTGTCTGCGGGGGGCCTTGAGGAGATGGGCCTGCACACGGCTGAGCCGCTTCTCGCGACTCCTGGCCATGGTGGCGCGTTGGCCGGCCTTGTAGCGTCGGATGTAGGCCTCGAGTCTGGCGATCTCCTCTTGCTGCCGCCCGACGAGCTTGCGCTGTCGTTCCTCCCGCTCGGCCTTGAGGCGCGCGTAGACGGAGTACGCCCCGGGATACGACGTGATCCGCCGGTCCTCCAACTCCAGCGTGCGCGACGTCACCGCATCGATGAGGTGACGATCGTGACTCACGACGATCGCCGCACCCGGGTATCCCTGCAGGTAGTCCTCCAGCCACTCCAGCGCCTCGAGGTCCAGGTGGTTCGTCGGCTCATCCAGCAGCAGGAGGTCGGGCTCGGACAACAGGATGCGGGCCAGTTCGGCGCGCACGCGCCACCCGCCGCTCAGCGTTCCCAGCGGTTGCCGGCGATCGGCCTCGGAGAAGCCCAGGCCGGACAGCACCATCCCCGCGCGGGCTTCGAGGGTGAATCCGCCGGCATGCTCGAAGTGCGCGTGCACCGTGCCGTACTCGTCCATGACCGCCCGCAGGCGCGCCGGATCGTCGTGGATCTCAGGCCTGGCCATCTGCGCTTCGAGCACTCGCAGGCGTGCTTCGAGGGCCCGGACGTCGGCGGCTCCGGTGAGCACGTGCGCCCACACGGTCATGTCCCCAGACCCTTCCGGGATCTGTGCCAGGTAGGCGGCCCGGGCCCAGGAGGCCAGGCTGACCGCGCCGCGGTCGGCATCCAGCAGCCCGCCCGCGATGCGCAGCAGCGTGGTCTTACCCGTGCCGTTGCGGCCGACGAGCGCCACCTTCTCCTTCGGCTCGACGCTGAAGGTCACAGCGTCCAGTAGCACTTCGCCGCCGTAGGTCTTCGTTACGTCGGAAACGGTCAGGATCGGCATCCCGAGACAGTCTGCTGGATGGTCCCCTCAAAGTCGTGGGGCCGTGGCGGAGCCAGTCGTCCAGGGCAAGAGGAGCGGCCTCCGAACTGCGGAGCGGGGGACCGCCCGGGCGGTCCCCCGCGGACTAGACTTCGACGCTGATCTTGATCCCGCGGTACCGCTGCATCCCCGTGCCGGCAGGGATGAGCTTGCCGATGATCACGTTCTCCTTGAGGCCGATCAGCGGGTCGATCTTCCCCTTCGTCGCAGCGTCGGTGAGCACGCGCGCCGTCTCCTGGAAGGAGGCCGCGGACAGGAAGCTCTCCGTAGCCAGTGAGGCCTTGGTGATGCCGAGGAGCACCGGCCGGGCCTTGGCCGGTTCCAGCCCTTCGGCCAGGGCCTTGGCATTCTCCTCCTCGAACTGGAATTTGTCCACCAGTTCCCCCGGCAGGAACTCGGTGTCGCCCGGCTCCTCCACCTTCACCCGCCGCAGCATCTGGCGCACGATAATCTCGATGTGCTTGTCGTTGATGTCCACGCCCTGGGAGCGGTAGACGGACTGGATCTCCTCCACCAGGTACCGCTGCAGGGCATGGAGGCCGCGGATGCGCAGGATGTCGTGGGGGTTGACCGCGCCCTCGGTAAGTGGGTCGCCGGCGTTGACCCGGTCGCCGTCCTGCACGCGCAGGCGCAGCCCGGCCGGCACGGCCACGGGCACGTCCTCCCCGTCCCGGGCGACGATGAATACCTTGCGGGCGCCCTTCACGTCGGCGATCTTCACGCGGCCCGAGACCTCGGCAATGGCCGCGGTATGCCGGCTGCGCCGGGCCTCGAACAGCTCCTCCACCCGCGGCAGGCCCTGGGTGATGTCGAAGCCGGCCACGCCCCCGGTGTGGAAGGTCCGCATCGTCAGCTGCGTCCCGGGTTCGCCGATGGACTGGGCGGCGATGATCCCCACGGCCTCGCCGATCTCCACCGGCTTCCCCGTGGCCAGGTTCCGCCCGTAGCACTTGGCGCACACCCCGTAGCGGGTCTTGCAGTTGAGCACCGAGCGCACGAGCACCTCCTCGATGCCGGCCTGCTCGATGGCCTCGGCCGCCTCCTCCGTGATCTCCTGATCGGCCTCCACGATCACCTTGCGCGTGCGCGGGGCCACCACGTCCTCGGCCGCGGTCCGTCCGACGATGCGCTCCTTGAGCGGGACGACGACTTCGTTCCCTTCCTTGATCGCCCCGATCTCCACCCCCTCGGTGGTCTTGCAGTCCTCCTCGCGGATGATCACGTCCTGGGCCACATCCACCAGGCGGCGGGTCAGGTAGCCCGACTCCGAGGTCCGGATGGCCGTATCGGCCAGCCCTTTGCGCTGGCCGTGGGTGGAGATGAAGTACTCCAGCACGGTGAGCCCTTCGCGGAAGTTGGCCTTGATGGGCAGCTCGATAATGCTGCCCGACGGGTCGGTCATCAGCCCTCGCATCCCGGCCAGCTGGCGGATCTGCTGGATGTTGCCCCGCGCTCCGGACTGGGCCATCATGTACAGCGGGTTGAAGGCGTCGAAGTTCTGCAGCATGGCCTGGGTGATCTCCTCGGTGGCTTTGGTCCACACCGAGATCACCAGCGCCTTCTTCTCCTCGGGCGTGATCAGTCCGCGGCGGTACTGACTCTCGATCTCCTGCACCCGCTTCTCGGCCGCCCCGAGGATCTTCTCCTTCTGGTCCGGCACGGCGATGTCGTCGATGGCAATGCCGGAGCCGCTCTTCGTCGCGTATTTGAAGCCCAGATCCTTCAGGGCATCCAGCAGCTGCACCGTCTTCGTCGAGCCCAGCCGGTTGTAGGCCTCGGAGACGATCTGGGAGAGGACCTTGCGGTCGGCCACGTCGTTGATGAAGCGGAGCTCCTCGGGAATGGCCTCATTGAAGATGACGCGTCCGATAGTGGTCTCGATGGGCTCACCGTCATGGGTCAGGCGCACCTTGATCCTGGCGTGGAGCTCCACCGCGCCACTCTCGTAGGCCAGGATGGCCTCGTTGGGCGTGCTGAACACCTTCCCCTCCCCCTTGGCCCCGCTCTTCTCCTGAGTCAGGTAGTAGCAGCCGAGCACGATGTCGCGGGTGGGGCTGGTGATCGCCTTCCCGTAGGCCGGCGAGAGGATGTTGTAGGCGGAGAGCATCAAGAGGCGCGCCTCGGCCTGCGCCGCGGCGGAGAGGGGGACATGGGCGGCCATCTGATCGCCGTCGAAGTCGGCGTTGTAGGCGGTGCAGACCAGGGGGTGCACCTGGATCGCCTTACCCTCGATCAGCACCGGCTCGAAGGCCTGGATGCCCAGGCGATGCAGGGTCGGCGCGCGGTTCAGCAGCACCGGGTGCTCGCGGACCACCTCCTCCAACACGCTCCACACCTCGGGACGGACCCGCTCCACCATGCGCTTGGCGGACTTGATGTTCTGGGCCAGCTGCTTGTCCACCAGGCGCTTCATAACGAAGGGTTTGAACAGCTCCAGGGCCATCTCGCGCGGCAGACCGCACTGGTGGAGCTTCAGCTTCGGGCCGACGACGATCACGGAGCGGCCGGAGTAATCGACCCGCTTGCCCAGCAGGTTCTGGCGGAACCGCCCCTGCTTGCCCTTGAGCATGTCGGACAGCGACTTCAGCGGCCGGTTGTTGGGCCCGGTCACGGGACGGCCGCGGCGGCCGTTGTCGATCAGGGCGTCCACCGCCTCCTGCAGCATGCGCTTCTCGTTGCGCACGATGATCTCCGGCGCCCCCAGGTCCAGCAGGCGCTTCAGCCGGTTGTTGCGGTTGATCACCCGGCGGTAGAGGTCGTTGAGGTCGCTGGTGGCGAAGCGTCCGCCGTCCAGCTGGACCATGGGGCGCAGGTCGGGCGGGATGACCGGCACGACATCCAGGATCATCCACTCCGGCCGGTTCCCGCTCTTGCGGAAGGCCTCCACCACCTCCAGACGCTTCAGGATCTTCATCCGCTTCTGGCCCGAGGACTCGCGCAGTTCGGCGCGCAACTGCCGGCTGAGCTTCTCCAGGTCAATCTCCAGGAGCAGCTCCTTCACCGCCTCCGCGCCCATGCCGGCCCGAAATTGGGCCCCATACTTCTCCCGGTACTCGCGAAACTCGTTCTCGGTGAGCAGCTGCTTCTTGGTCAGCGGCGTGGCGCCCGGGTCGATCACGATGTAGGAGGCGAAGTAGACCACGCGCTCCAGAGCCCGCGGGGAGATGTCCAGGAGCAGGCCGATGCGGCTGGGCACGCCCTTCAGGTACCAGATATGGCAGACCGGGGCGGCCAGCTCGATGTGGCCCATCCGCTCGCGGCGGACTTTGGCCCGGGTGACCTCCACCCCGCAGCGGTCGCAAATGATGCCCTTGAAGCGGATGCGCTTGTACTTGCCGCAGTGGCACTCCCAGTCCTTCTGCGGACCGAAGATCCGCTCGCAGAACAGGCCGTCGCGCTCCGGCTTGAGCGTCCGATAGTTGATGGTTTCCGGCTTCTTGACCTCGCCGTGGGACCAGAGCCGGATCTGCTCCGGGGAGGCCAGGCCGATCTTCACCGCGTCGAAGTTGTTGACGTCCTGCATCAGTAGTCCTCCACCAGCGCTTCCTCACCCTCGAGGTTGATGCCCAGGGCCCGGGCCGTCTCGGCGATGTCCTCCTCGATCTCCTTGAGCTCGATCTCCTTCTTGTCCTCGCTGAGGACCTTGACATCCAGGCACAGGGACTGCAGTTCCTTGACCAGGACCTTGAAGGACTCGGGCACGCCGGGCTCCTGGATATTCTCCCCCTTGACGATCGCCTCGTAGGTCTTGACGCGACCCACCACGTCGTCGCTCTTGACGGTGAGCAACTCCTGCAGGGTGCTGGCGGCACCATAGGCCTCCAGGGCCCAGACCTCCATCTCGCCGAAGCGCTGCCCGCCGAACTGCGCCTTCCCCCCCAGCGGTTGCTGGGTGATCAGGCTGTAGGGCCCCGTGGAGCGGGCGTGGATCTTGTCCTCCACCAGATGCAGCAGCTTCATCATGTAGATCCACCCCACGGTGACCCTGGTGTCGAAGGGTTCGCCGGTCCGGCCGTCCCGCAGGGCGACCTTGCCGTCCTGGGGCAGCCCGGCCTCGGCCAGCATGCGCTTGATTTCATCCTCCTTGGGGCCGTCGAACACGGGCGCCTCCGCCCACAGGTTCATCTGGTTGGCGGCCCAGCCCAGGTGCGTCTCCAGGACCTGGCCGACGTTCATCCGGCTGGGGACCCCCAGCGGGTTCAGGATGAGGTCCACCGGGGTGCCGTCCGGCAGCATCGGCATGTCTTCCTCGGGGAGGATGACGGAGATGACGCCCTTGTTGCCGTGCCGGCCGGCCATCTTGTCCCCCACGGTGATCTTGCGCTTCTGCGCCACATAGACGCGCACCAGCGTATTCACGCCGGGGGGCAGCTCATCGCCGGTCTCGCGGCTGAACACCTTCACCGCGACGACCTTGCCCTTTTCTCCGTGGGGCACCTTGAGCGAGGTGTCGCGCACCTCCCGCGCCTTCTCGCCGAAGATCGCCCGCAGCAGGCGCTCCTCCGCGGTCAGCTCGGTCTCGCCCTTCGGGGTGACCTTGCCGACCAGGATGTCCCCCGCCCGGACCTCGGCGCCGATGCGGACGATCCCGCGGTCGTCGAGGTCGCGCAGGGCCTCCTCGCCGACGTTGGGGATATCGCGCGTGATCTCCTCGGGGCCCAGCTTGGTGTCGCGGGCCTCCACCTCGTACTCCTCGATGTGGATCGAGGTGAAGAGGTCCTCCTTCACCAGGCGCTCGCTGATGACGATGGCGTCCTCGTAGTTGTAGCCCTCCCAGGGCATAAAGGCCACCAGGACGTTGCGGCCCAGGGCCAGTTCGCCCTGGTCGGTGCAGGGACCGTCGGCGATGACCTCGCCCTCCTGGACCTGGTCTCCCGTGCGCACCAGCGGGATCTGGTTGATGCACGTCCCCTGGTTGCTGCGCTGGAACTTGGTCAACCGGTAGACGTCGCGCGTCCGGCCGGAGTTGACCACGATCTCGTCCCCCGTGACCGACTCCACCGTCCCCGCCCGGCGGGCCACGACCACCGCTCCGGAGTCCACGGCCGCGCGCAGCTCCATCCCCGTCCCGACCAGCGGCGCCTCCGAGGCCAGCAGGGGGACGGCCTGCCGCTGCATGTTGGACCCCATCAGGGCGCGGTTGGCGTCGTCGTGCTCCAGGAAGGGGATGAGCGCCGTGGCCACCGAGACGGTCTGCTTGGGCGAGACGTCCATGAAGTCCACCCGGTCGGGCGGGACCAGGACGATCTCCGACCCGTGGCGGGCGGAAACGCGCGGCTCGATCAACCGTCCCTCCGCGTCGGTCTTGGCGTTGGCCTGGGCGATGATGTACTGGTCCTCCTGGTCCGCGGTGAGGTACTCCACCCGGCGGGTGACCCTGCCGTCCCGCACCACCCGGTAGGGAGTCTCGATGAAGCCCAGGTCGTTGACGCGCGCGTAGGTGGCCAGGGAGGAGATCAGGCCGATGTTCGGTCCCTCCGGCGTCTCGATGGGGCACATCCGGCCGTAGTGGCTGGTGTGCACGTCCCGGACCTCGAACCCGGCCCGCTCCCGGGACAGCCCCCCGGGGCCGAGGGCGGAGAGGCGGCGTTTATGGGTCAGTTCGGCCAGGGGGTTGGTCTGGTCCATGAACTGGCTGAGCTGGGAACTGCCGAAGAACTCCTTGATCGCCGCCACCACGGGGCGGATGTTGATCAGGACCTGGGGCGTGATCTGTCCGGTCTCCTGAATCGTCATCCGCTCGCGGATCACCCGTTCCATGCGCAGCATGCCGATGCGGAACTGGTTCTGGAGCAGCTCCCCCACCGAGCGCACCCGGCGGTTGCCCAGGTGGTCGATGTCGTCCACCCCGAAGCCTGCCTCGCCATTGAACAACCCGATCAGATAGCGCACCACCTCGACGATGTCGTCGCGGACCTGCTGGCCGTGGCGCAGCCCCTCGCCAGCGACCAGGTAGAGGACCTCCTTGGTGGACGGGGTGAGGCCGAGCACGACGCGCGTGCCGCGGTCGATCTTCCGGATCTCGACCACCTCGCCGTCCACCTTGGCCAGGACGCGGGAGACCTGACCGGTGAACTCGCGCCCGTCCTTCAGGGTGAGGAGAAACTCCTTCTTGTCCTTCAGGAGCCTGACCTCATCCAGTTCTCCTCCGGTGGTCTGCACCAGGGTGCGGAACTCCAGCGGCACCTCCAGGCCGAGCTTGCGGTTCAGCTTGTAGCGGCCGACCTTGCCCAGATCGTAGCGCCGCGGATCGAAGAACAGGGTCTGCAGCAGTTGCCGGGCGCTGTCCACGGTCGGAGGGTCGCCCGGGCGAAGCCGGCGGTAGATTTCAATCAGCGCCTCCTCCACCGCTTTCTGCCCGCTGCGCTCCTTGACCGGATCCTTGGCCAGGGTGGCCTGAATGGCCTTGTCGTGGCCGTAGAGCTTGAGGATCTTCTCGTCG contains:
- a CDS encoding ABC-F family ATP-binding cassette domain-containing protein encodes the protein MPILTVSDVTKTYGGEVLLDAVTFSVEPKEKVALVGRNGTGKTTLLRIAGGLLDADRGAVSLASWARAAYLAQIPEGSGDMTVWAHVLTGAADVRALEARLRVLEAQMARPEIHDDPARLRAVMDEYGTVHAHFEHAGGFTLEARAGMVLSGLGFSEADRRQPLGTLSGGWRVRAELARILLSEPDLLLLDEPTNHLDLEALEWLEDYLQGYPGAAIVVSHDRHLIDAVTSRTLELEDRRITSYPGAYSVYARLKAEREERQRKLVGRQQEEIARLEAYIRRYKAGQRATMARSREKRLSRVQAHLLKAPRRHRTMAARPSAGSASGRSVATLKGVSKRYGDRSVLRELDLVIFRGERIGLLGPNGAGKTTLLRILAALEPPTTGRVTFGTNVRPAYFAQEPTASLDPEKRVLDEVLADRPMTPEAVRTYLGRFLFTGEDVFKQVAVLSGGERQRLSLAKMLLDEPNLLLLDEPTNHLDIPSREALEAALREFEGTIVVATHDRYLLDRIATRILTIRDGMVTDFPGSYEELRRRRARAPLPPPAATRAPAGVPPAPGRVVRRAGPTFDEVAAEIAAAEHELEVAGRALADPELYRHAERVKGARARFEAAQRRLDELYRLLETTDGDPGG
- a CDS encoding GTP-binding protein encodes the protein MAKAKFERTKPHVNIGTIGHVDHGKTTLTAAITHALAGIGVTEAKGYYDIDNAPEEKARGLTINISHVEYETEKRH
- the rpsG gene encoding 30S ribosomal protein S7, which codes for MPRKGPVSRREIPPDPLYHSVIVHRLVNTVMMRGKKSLAERIVYSALDQVRERSGQDSVKVLDKALHNVMPLLEVRPRRVGGATYQVPIEVRPERRLSLGLRWLVDYARQRKDKRTMTERLVAEILDASNGQGGAVKKREDTHRMAEANKAFAHYRW
- the fusA gene encoding elongation factor G, which gives rise to MAGIDLRTIRNIGIVAHIDAGKTTTTERILFYTGRVHRLGEVDEGSATMDWMVQERERGITITSAATTCFWRQHRINIIDTPGHVDFTVEVERSLRVLDGAVVLLSAVEGVQPQSETVWRQADRYRVPRLLYVNKMDRTGADFMRTVRMVRERLGANAVPVQLPIGAEDDFQGVVDLIRMKSIIYLDDLGTRSDETDIPADLREQAEAAREALVEAVAEMDDDLMHKYLEGHTLSEEEIRRGLRLGTLSYRIVPVLAGSSFRNKGVQPLLDAVVDYLPSPVDVPAVEGRHPRTGDREVRRADPAAPFAALAFKIVTDPYVGKLTYFRVYSGTLRAGSYLYNATKDRKERISRILQMHANHREDIPEVTAGNVVAGVGLRETTTGDTLCDADHPLVLEAMQFPEPVIAVAVEPKSKADEDRLATALAKLAEEDPTFKVRFDQETGQTLIAGMGELHLEIIVDRMLREFNVQANVGRPQVAYKETIRQAAEAVGRYVRQTGGRGQYGHCVVVLEPLPRGSGIEFVDEITGGAIPREFIPPVEAGIREAAESGVLAGYPVVDFRARLVDGSYHEVDSSEMAFKIAGSLAFKEAAARAKPVLLEPVMKVEVVTPEQYMGDVIGDLNARRGRIEGIEQQGNARLIRALVPLAEMFGYATALRSATQGRATYTMEPSHYEEVPTSIADEVRMKAGAAARA
- a CDS encoding ribosomal L7Ae/L30e/S12e/Gadd45 family protein; translation: MMQPADALERLRTAEYRAVGAHQTAKAIQRGRAQVVFVAADADRRVVADVIAAGRERGLELIEVGSMKELGRACGIAVGAAAAAVLRPPEETGG
- the rpsL gene encoding 30S ribosomal protein S12 produces the protein MPTINQLVRYGRRRMRAKTKSPHLEHNPQKRGVCLQVRTMTPKKPNSALRKIARVRLTNQHEVTAYIPGIGHNLQEHSVVLIRGGRVPDLPGIRYHIIRGTIDAAGVTDRRQGRSKYGAKRPKQA
- the rpoC gene encoding DNA-directed RNA polymerase subunit beta'; amino-acid sequence: MQDVNNFDAVKIGLASPEQIRLWSHGEVKKPETINYRTLKPERDGLFCERIFGPQKDWECHCGKYKRIRFKGIICDRCGVEVTRAKVRRERMGHIELAAPVCHIWYLKGVPSRIGLLLDISPRALERVVYFASYIVIDPGATPLTKKQLLTENEFREYREKYGAQFRAGMGAEAVKELLLEIDLEKLSRQLRAELRESSGQKRMKILKRLEVVEAFRKSGNRPEWMILDVVPVIPPDLRPMVQLDGGRFATSDLNDLYRRVINRNNRLKRLLDLGAPEIIVRNEKRMLQEAVDALIDNGRRGRPVTGPNNRPLKSLSDMLKGKQGRFRQNLLGKRVDYSGRSVIVVGPKLKLHQCGLPREMALELFKPFVMKRLVDKQLAQNIKSAKRMVERVRPEVWSVLEEVVREHPVLLNRAPTLHRLGIQAFEPVLIEGKAIQVHPLVCTAYNADFDGDQMAAHVPLSAAAQAEARLLMLSAYNILSPAYGKAITSPTRDIVLGCYYLTQEKSGAKGEGKVFSTPNEAILAYESGAVELHARIKVRLTHDGEPIETTIGRVIFNEAIPEELRFINDVADRKVLSQIVSEAYNRLGSTKTVQLLDALKDLGFKYATKSGSGIAIDDIAVPDQKEKILGAAEKRVQEIESQYRRGLITPEEKKALVISVWTKATEEITQAMLQNFDAFNPLYMMAQSGARGNIQQIRQLAGMRGLMTDPSGSIIELPIKANFREGLTVLEYFISTHGQRKGLADTAIRTSESGYLTRRLVDVAQDVIIREEDCKTTEGVEIGAIKEGNEVVVPLKERIVGRTAAEDVVAPRTRKVIVEADQEITEEAAEAIEQAGIEEVLVRSVLNCKTRYGVCAKCYGRNLATGKPVEIGEAVGIIAAQSIGEPGTQLTMRTFHTGGVAGFDITQGLPRVEELFEARRSRHTAAIAEVSGRVKIADVKGARKVFIVARDGEDVPVAVPAGLRLRVQDGDRVNAGDPLTEGAVNPHDILRIRGLHALQRYLVEEIQSVYRSQGVDINDKHIEIIVRQMLRRVKVEEPGDTEFLPGELVDKFQFEEENAKALAEGLEPAKARPVLLGITKASLATESFLSAASFQETARVLTDAATKGKIDPLIGLKENVIIGKLIPAGTGMQRYRGIKISVEV